CGTGACCGAGGGCGACCCACTCGTTGCCGAGTTCGAGGAATCGGCGGACGCCGCCGAACACGCCGACATGGGGCAGGAAGAGGGCGATGCGCATCGGGCCGGCACGCTAGCCGATGTTCGCGGCCGGGTCGATCCATGGCGCACGCTGCCGGCGTCCTGCCGGGCGGCAGGCCATGGGGATTCGGCCGCCGCCGGCCGGGCTGAAACAGGACCGAAGAAAGGTCTTGACGCTTTCTGGTCATGGCGCGACCGTACGCCCGTCCGCACTTCGACTGGCTAAGGAGCTCGTCTTTCGCCGGCCCGTCGACGCAGGGTGTTCGCCCCCCGCCCTCATCCGCGCCGCCTCGCCCAGGGTTTCCGGGCAAGTGCCCTTGACGCGCGGAGCGCTGTCCGCGCAATGACCATCCCGCCGCGCGCGCTCGGGATGGATGGCTTCCACTCTCCCCAATCCCCGGCCGCTCCGTGCCGGAAGGAGGAATGCCATGGCTCACGCGATCTCCCCGATTCGAACCATGACCGCGCTTGCACTGGCCGCCGTGCTCGTCGCACCGGCCCTTGCCGCGGAGGCGCCGCAGGCCGGTGGCGCGCGCCTGGATGCGAAGGCGGCCGTGCCGGCCGTCCAGGATCTCGCGCGTGCGCCCCGCACGCCCGAGGATCTGGCCCTGGCCGACGTGCGAAACGCGACGCAGGCCCGCGTCGCCGAACTGCTCGTCTCCATGAAAGGGCTGCAGGACGGCCCGGCTCTGCGGGCGCTGCAGCTCAAGGTCGTCGAGTTGAAGCGCGAAGGCGACCTGCAGTTCCTGCGCACCAAGGCGCAGTTCGCAAGGCAGCGCGGCGACCTCGGGGCCGCGCAACTGCTCGAGGCCCGGATCCTGGCGATCACGAATCCGCCGGCCCGCAGGGCCCCGGCCCTGGTCAGCCGTCCCGCGCCCGGGGCGACACCGACGGAAGGAGGCCGGCCGTGACCCGCCTCCGCGCGATGCTCGTGGCCGCGCTCGGGCTGCTCCTCGCGGCGCCCGCGCTGGCGTACATGTTCGAGGCCCCGCTCGAGGAGATCGTGGCTTCGTCGGACCTCGTCGTGAAGGGCCGGGTGACGGGCCTGCAGAGTCGTTTTCTCGATTCCTCCACGCGCTTCATCGTCACCGACGTGACGCTGTCCGTGGACGAAGTGTGGGCCGGCACGATGGGCGCGGGTCGCACGGTCACGTTCACCATCAACGGCGGGGAAGTGGGCGAGATCGGGATGAGACAGGAGCACCAGCCCGTCTTCTCGCAGGGCGAGGAAGCGCTCGTCTTTCTGCGCGCCGGAACGGACGCGCGACTGGCGGTCAACTACGCGGAACAGGGGAAGTTCACGGTGCGGGGCGAGCAGGCGGTCGGCTTCAAGCAGATGCCGATCGCGCTGAAGAGCCTGCGCGGGGACGTCGCCCGGCTGAAGCCGGCCCGTCCGCGCTGACCATCCACCCTCACCCCTGCGCCGGAGGACCGCCATGAATCGCACCCGACTCACGACCGCGATCGCGCTGCTGCTGGCGCTGCCAGCGCTCGCGCTCGCGCAACCCAACATCACCGGCATTTCGCCGGGCAAGACCTCGGCAAACACCGGCGCCACGGTGGACATCACCGGCACCGGATTCGGCGCTTCGTTCGCCGACGTCGCCTTCTTCCCGGGAGGGGGAGCGGCGACGCCACTCGCGCTCATCCCGGGTGGCATCCGCGTCCGCGTTCCGGCCACCTGGAGCGGCGGCGTGCAGGTGCAGGCCGCCGGCGTCGGACCGCTCAGCAACGCCTTCAATCTCGACATCAGTTTCAGCTGGTCCGGCCAGTACTGGCCGGGCGGCAGCCTGCCGTTCACCTGGTTCCTGAACAACGCCGCGGCGCCGGGGTGCACGTTCAATGACACGCGCGACGCGCTCATCGACGGCTACAACGCCTGGACGTGCGCCTCGGGAGTGTCGATGAGCTACGGCGGTGGGACCGCCCTGGCCGTGACGGCCTACGACGGCGTCAACTGCCGGTACTGGTCGAGCTCCGGCTGGAGCTCCGGCACGGTCGCGGTCGCCAACTGGTGGTACAACTCCACGACCAACCAGACCCTCGAAGCCGACATCGCGTTCAACAGCCAGCACTACACCTGGAGCACGACCGGGGCCTCGACGGCCATGGACGTGGGCAACGTCTGCACGCACGAGGAAGGCCACACCATCGGCCTGCTCGACATGTACGGGTCGGCGGACTTCCCGCACACGATGTACGGCTACGTGGCCAACGGCGAGGTTCTCCGGCGCACACTGCACACGGACGACGCGCTGGGCGCCGAGTGGATCTATCCGCACGCTCGTCCGAACCTGACGGCGGCGACGCCCGCCGGCTGGTGGGGGCCGGTCGTGCCGCGGATGCTCGCCGACGCCAACGGCAGCTACGCACCGCTGCCGGCGACGCTCACGGGCAACGCGACGTGCTACGTGAACACCGCGCTCACCAACAACGGCGGCGACTGTGCCGCACCCTCCAACAACAACCAGCTGCTCCTCGACGAGGAGGCCTACTACAACATGTGGTGGAACGGCGTCCTCGGCGCGGGGTTCGCGTTCGGAGGCTGGACGAACTGGGGAATGTACGTGCGCGGCGGGCGGCACACGCTCCGCTGGGACCTCGACACGGGCCAGGAGACGCTCGAGTCGAACGAGTTCGACAACACCTATCGCGAGCAGTTCGTCTGGAGTCCCTACGCGCTGTCGGACATGACGCCGCTCGCGCGCACGGTGCCGCCGCCCCGCGGAGTGATGGCCGATGACAACTGTGACGGCTTCCAGTTCACGGGCAACTATTGGGGGGCGGTCGGCGTCATCCCGGTTTCGTCGGCCGAGGATTTCGACGTCGAACTGTTCAACGACTATGCCGGCAGCACGGCCGGCTTCAGCAACGAGCTGGCGGTGTCTCCCGCCGGCTCGGGCGGCACCGACTTCGTGCTCGTGAACGGGAACGTCGTCGGCTACGGCGCGACGCTGCAGGCCGGCGTCCTCCGCTTCACTTCCGGAGCGGTCAACAACTACATCGTCGAGCAGGCCAATGCCTACGGAAACTCGACGATCACGCCGGGCACGCTCTACGGCTCGACGGTGACCTCCGGCTCCGTGAACATGGGCGCCTACCAGATCCTCAAGGTGCACGAGGTCTACCTCGCAAGCGCGGGCACGGCGTACACCTTCACGCTTCACAACCTGAGCGGCACCGCCGACCTCAACCTCAGCCTCTACGATCGGGCCGGCAGCTACTTCGGCCGGTTCAGCTACCTGGCCATAGGGCAGGCCAATCCCGGCGGCATGGACGAGAGCTTCACGTACACGCCTTCCGCCTCGGGCTACTATGGCGTCGTCGTGTGGAAGGGAGGCTCGGGAGACCTCGGCCTCGCGAACGACTACGAGCTGATCGTTGGACCGGCACTGTCGAACCTGAGCACGACGGTCACGCCCGGCGGCTGGACCGCTCCGGCCGTGCCGCGCAACGACGCGATTTCGCCCGGCGTCGTTTCGCCCACGCTGGACGGCAACACCGGCAACACGTACATCAGCTACTCCGTGCACCAACTGGGCCCCAATCCGACCCCCGGCGGTCAGCTCGACCTCGACATTGACGACTGGTGGACGATCACGGCGGGCCTGCCGAATCCGGCGGCGGTGAGCATGTACTACGTCGCGGCGTACGGGCCGCTGAACGTTCGCGGCGGCCGGCACACGCTCTCGGACGTGGTGGACCGGCCGGGCACGGTTCCGGAGAGCGACGAGACGGACAACGTCTCCTACTCGCAGTTCGTGTGGAGCCCGCTGCTCGTGGGCAAGCACGCCCCGGTCGTGCGCGCCATGCCTCCCGGCTACGGTCCCGGGTGGCTTCCCAACTGCGACGGGCTGAGGTTCGACCCCACGCCCACCTATCTGGCGTGGGTCTCGAGCGTGGCGGCGTTCAGCCCGGGGGACGACTACGACAACTATGTCTTCCGGGACTACGTGGGCAGCACGTCGGGATTCAGCGATCTCGCGGGAGCGTCCTACTGGGGCGGCAACGCGACGGACTTCGTGACCGGCCATCACACGGCCTGGCGGCCCTCGATCTACCCCGCGACGGTCAGCTTCTACGCGGGCGGGGGCGGTGGCGTCTACAGCGCCGACATGAGCGACGACGCCGGCCGTTTCGCGACCCCGCCCGCCTCGTACGACGACGTCCCGCTCGCGGAGAACCGCCTGGCGGACGTCTATCAGTTCAACCTGACGCCCGGGACGACCTATTACATGCTCCTGCATCGCAAGTCGGGAAGCGACGAGCTGCAGTTCGAAGTCTTCCCTCCGACGCCTGGCGCCGTGTGGTCCCGGGGTACTGGAACGGCCTCGCTCACCATGGACACGGACGACGACACGCTCGCGTTCGCACCAACCGACGCGGGCTGGCACAACGTCGTCGTCTTCCGCACCGACGGCACGGAGGCGGCGACGCCGCTCACCTACCTGCTGTCGGTGGGCGCGAACGTGACCGTGGACGTGCCGCTCTCGGAGCCGCAGGGGAACCTGGGCTTCCTCGGCGCGGTGCCGAACCCGGATCGGAACGG
The window above is part of the Candidatus Eisenbacteria bacterium genome. Proteins encoded here:
- a CDS encoding IPT/TIG domain-containing protein; the protein is MNRTRLTTAIALLLALPALALAQPNITGISPGKTSANTGATVDITGTGFGASFADVAFFPGGGAATPLALIPGGIRVRVPATWSGGVQVQAAGVGPLSNAFNLDISFSWSGQYWPGGSLPFTWFLNNAAAPGCTFNDTRDALIDGYNAWTCASGVSMSYGGGTALAVTAYDGVNCRYWSSSGWSSGTVAVANWWYNSTTNQTLEADIAFNSQHYTWSTTGASTAMDVGNVCTHEEGHTIGLLDMYGSADFPHTMYGYVANGEVLRRTLHTDDALGAEWIYPHARPNLTAATPAGWWGPVVPRMLADANGSYAPLPATLTGNATCYVNTALTNNGGDCAAPSNNNQLLLDEEAYYNMWWNGVLGAGFAFGGWTNWGMYVRGGRHTLRWDLDTGQETLESNEFDNTYREQFVWSPYALSDMTPLARTVPPPRGVMADDNCDGFQFTGNYWGAVGVIPVSSAEDFDVELFNDYAGSTAGFSNELAVSPAGSGGTDFVLVNGNVVGYGATLQAGVLRFTSGAVNNYIVEQANAYGNSTITPGTLYGSTVTSGSVNMGAYQILKVHEVYLASAGTAYTFTLHNLSGTADLNLSLYDRAGSYFGRFSYLAIGQANPGGMDESFTYTPSASGYYGVVVWKGGSGDLGLANDYELIVGPALSNLSTTVTPGGWTAPAVPRNDAISPGVVSPTLDGNTGNTYISYSVHQLGPNPTPGGQLDLDIDDWWTITAGLPNPAAVSMYYVAAYGPLNVRGGRHTLSDVVDRPGTVPESDETDNVSYSQFVWSPLLVGKHAPVVRAMPPGYGPGWLPNCDGLRFDPTPTYLAWVSSVAAFSPGDDYDNYVFRDYVGSTSGFSDLAGASYWGGNATDFVTGHHTAWRPSIYPATVSFYAGGGGGVYSADMSDDAGRFATPPASYDDVPLAENRLADVYQFNLTPGTTYYMLLHRKSGSDELQFEVFPPTPGAVWSRGTGTASLTMDTDDDTLAFAPTDAGWHNVVVFRTDGTEAATPLTYLLSVGANVTVDVPLSEPQGNLGFLGAVPNPDRNGANLVFSLPDAGRVRLEVFDLTGRLACVVTDEEWSAGRHSLRWDGRRSDGRVATPGLYWARFQSSGSSFARRFTLVR